From Thermodesulfobacteriota bacterium, the proteins below share one genomic window:
- the cas2 gene encoding CRISPR-associated endonuclease Cas2, whose protein sequence is MFVLVSYDVSTEDRAGAKRLRRIAKMCQNYGQRVQYSVFECLVDPAQWTLLRNKLLAAMDPEKDSLRFYFLGSNWRHRVEHVGAKPALDQEGPLVF, encoded by the coding sequence ATGTTCGTCCTGGTGAGCTACGACGTGAGCACAGAGGATCGGGCCGGGGCCAAGCGGCTGCGCCGGATTGCCAAGATGTGCCAGAACTACGGCCAGCGCGTCCAGTACTCGGTCTTCGAGTGCCTGGTGGACCCGGCGCAGTGGACGCTTCTGCGGAACAAGCTCCTTGCCGCCATGGATCCGGAGAAGGACAGCCTGCGCTTCTATTTCCTCGGCTCCAACTGGCGCCACCGGGTGGAGCACGTCGGCGCCAAGCCTGCCCTGGACCAGGAAGGCCCCCTCGTCTTCTAG
- the cas1c gene encoding type I-C CRISPR-associated endonuclease Cas1c, with protein sequence MKKHLNTLFITTQGSYLAKDGECVLIRVEREDKARIPIHTLGGIVGFGQVSLSPQLMAHCAENGVAVSFLTEQGRFLARVQGPVSGNVLLRREQYRWADSPDRSAAMARFVLTGKIANSRSVLQRAARDHGHDGREDRLRFAAKRLSDCLVRLGQPDLDLNGLRGIEGEAGAIYFDVFADLITSDDAAFRFQGRNRRPPLDPVNCLLSFIYTLLVHDIRGALECTGLDPAVGFLHRDRPGRPSLALDLLEEFRPVFADRLAASLINLGQVRPRGFQRLESGAVLMADDTRKEVIVAYQKRKQEVVEHPFLNEKMPVGLLWHTQALLLARHIRGDLDGYPPYIRK encoded by the coding sequence TTGAAGAAGCATCTCAACACCCTGTTCATCACCACCCAGGGGAGCTACCTGGCCAAGGACGGCGAGTGTGTCCTGATCCGGGTGGAGCGGGAAGACAAGGCGCGGATCCCCATCCACACCCTGGGGGGTATCGTCGGCTTCGGCCAGGTGTCCTTGAGCCCGCAGCTCATGGCCCATTGCGCCGAGAACGGCGTGGCGGTGTCGTTCCTCACCGAGCAGGGTCGGTTTCTGGCTCGGGTGCAGGGGCCGGTGTCGGGCAACGTGCTCCTGCGGCGGGAGCAGTACCGGTGGGCCGATTCGCCCGACAGGAGCGCCGCCATGGCCCGGTTCGTCCTCACCGGCAAGATCGCCAACTCTCGGAGCGTCCTCCAACGGGCCGCCCGGGATCACGGCCACGATGGCCGGGAGGACCGCTTGCGCTTTGCCGCCAAGCGGTTGTCCGACTGCCTGGTCCGGCTCGGACAGCCTGATCTGGATCTGAACGGGCTTCGTGGCATCGAAGGGGAGGCCGGGGCGATCTACTTCGACGTCTTCGCCGATCTCATCACCTCGGACGATGCCGCCTTCCGCTTCCAGGGGCGCAACCGGCGGCCACCGCTGGACCCGGTTAACTGCCTGCTGTCCTTCATCTACACCCTTCTGGTCCACGATATCCGGGGGGCGCTGGAGTGTACGGGCCTTGACCCGGCCGTAGGCTTCTTGCATCGGGACCGGCCAGGGCGGCCCAGTCTCGCCCTGGACCTTCTGGAGGAGTTCCGGCCGGTCTTCGCGGATCGGCTGGCCGCCTCCCTCATCAACCTGGGTCAGGTGCGTCCCCGGGGCTTCCAGCGGCTCGAGTCCGGGGCGGTGCTCATGGCGGATGACACGAGAAAGGAGGTGATCGTCGCCTACCAGAAAAGGAAGCAGGAGGTGGTCGAGCATCCGTTTCTGAACGAGAAGATGCCGGTGGGACTCCTGTGGCACACCCAGGCACTCCTGCTGGCGCGGCACATCCGGGGCGATCTCGACGGCTATCCGCCGTATATCCGGAAGTGA
- the cas4 gene encoding CRISPR-associated protein Cas4, with protein MYDESDLVPLSALQHWLYCPRQCALIHLEQIWEENRFTAEGRILHDRVDEGGAESRRDVKRVFALPIRSLRLGLSGKADVVEFHRQAGGIWQPYPVEHKRGRRKAEDWDRVQLCAQALCLEEMLGIAVPEGALFYGKEQRREKVAIGDTLRQETEGVAAAVHQMLAAGRTPSPEYGSKCESCSLRPSCLPRVAGRSRKVDSYLACALSAAEE; from the coding sequence ATGTATGACGAATCCGATCTCGTCCCCCTGTCGGCTCTGCAGCACTGGCTGTACTGCCCACGCCAGTGTGCCCTCATCCATCTGGAACAGATCTGGGAGGAGAACCGGTTCACGGCGGAGGGGCGGATCCTCCACGACCGGGTGGACGAGGGGGGCGCGGAGAGCCGGCGGGACGTCAAGCGGGTCTTCGCCCTGCCAATCCGCTCGCTGCGGCTGGGGCTGTCTGGCAAGGCCGATGTGGTGGAATTTCATCGACAGGCTGGCGGCATCTGGCAGCCGTACCCGGTGGAGCACAAGCGGGGGCGCCGGAAGGCGGAGGACTGGGACCGGGTGCAGCTGTGCGCCCAGGCCCTGTGTCTGGAGGAGATGCTCGGCATCGCGGTGCCGGAGGGGGCGCTGTTCTATGGCAAGGAGCAGCGCCGGGAGAAGGTGGCCATTGGCGACACCTTGCGCCAGGAAACCGAAGGGGTGGCCGCGGCGGTCCACCAGATGCTCGCGGCAGGCCGGACGCCGTCACCTGAGTATGGATCGAAGTGCGAGAGCTGTTCCCTCCGGCCGTCATGCCTGCCCAGGGTTGCCGGACGAAGTCGCAAGGTCGACAGCTATCTGGCGTGTGCATTGAGTGCCGCGGAGGAGTAG
- a CDS encoding type II toxin-antitoxin system VapC family toxin, producing MTRISRGHGISAGGMSRGLPDRHQCARRASQAGTVQSRVRDWFSRVEEASLHVSVLVLGEIRRGAELLRRRDPVSAALLETWLLGLKVTLADRLLPITEEIADRWGRLGVPDPVPVTDGLLAATALVHDLTLVTRNVHDVERTGARLLNPFS from the coding sequence ATGACGCGGATTTCTCGCGGCCACGGGATTTCGGCAGGGGGGATGAGCCGTGGGCTACCTGATCGACACCAATGTGCTCGCCGAGCTTCGCAAGCGGGAACGGTGCAATCCAGGGTGCGGGACTGGTTTTCGCGAGTTGAAGAGGCCAGCCTCCATGTTTCCGTCCTTGTCCTTGGGGAGATTCGGCGAGGTGCGGAGCTGCTGCGTCGTCGGGACCCGGTTTCGGCTGCCCTCCTCGAAACATGGCTCCTCGGCTTGAAGGTCACGCTCGCCGATCGACTCTTGCCGATCACCGAAGAAATCGCTGATCGGTGGGGCCGCCTGGGGGTGCCCGACCCAGTCCCCGTGACCGACGGCCTGCTGGCGGCTACTGCCCTGGTGCACGATTTGACCCTGGTCACCCGCAACGTCCATGATGTGGAACGAACCGGCGCGCGCCTCCTCAATCCGTTTTCGTGA
- a CDS encoding nucleotidyltransferase domain-containing protein, giving the protein MAQEEAGRLIDDPVRRYIQTLRKHDIAVWRLYLFGSHARGSATADSDIDLAVFWDRDEIDGFDEDVQLMRLTRDVDLRIEPHSFSRKDFEDPSPFVLEIIRTGERLL; this is encoded by the coding sequence ATGGCGCAAGAGGAAGCTGGCCGTCTGATCGACGACCCCGTCAGGCGCTACATCCAGACCCTGCGAAAGCATGACATCGCCGTCTGGCGACTATACCTGTTCGGCTCCCATGCCAGAGGATCGGCAACTGCGGACAGCGATATCGATCTGGCCGTCTTCTGGGATCGGGACGAAATCGACGGCTTCGACGAGGACGTGCAGCTCATGCGCCTCACCCGAGACGTGGATCTGCGCATCGAGCCGCATTCTTTCTCCCGCAAGGATTTCGAGGACCCAAGCCCTTTTGTCTTGGAGATCATCCGCACGGGCGAACGGCTCCTGTAG
- the cas7c gene encoding type I-C CRISPR-associated protein Cas7/Csd2, whose product MSQPIENRYELVYLFDVENGNPNGDPDAGNMPRLDPETSHGLITDVCLKRKIRNFVEIAKANEPRFNIYVQERAILNQRHAMAYQACDLKPESKKLPKNEADALRLTQWMCGNFFDIRAFGAVMTTEVNCGQVRGPVQLNFARSLDPIVPMEISITRMAVTKESDFEKKDREMGRKHIVPYALYRAEGFVSAHLAAKTGFSEEDLDLLWQALTVMFDHDRSAARGKMTARNLFVFKHQTALGNAPAQRLFDLVKVARTGHTEAPPRSYSDYSVTMNKAALPTGVELKVEL is encoded by the coding sequence ATGAGCCAGCCCATCGAGAACCGCTACGAGCTCGTCTATCTGTTCGATGTGGAGAACGGGAATCCCAATGGCGATCCAGACGCCGGCAACATGCCGCGTCTCGACCCGGAGACCAGCCATGGCCTTATCACCGACGTCTGCCTCAAACGCAAGATCCGGAACTTCGTGGAGATTGCCAAGGCCAACGAGCCGCGCTTCAACATTTACGTTCAGGAGAGGGCGATTCTGAACCAGCGCCATGCCATGGCTTATCAGGCATGTGACCTGAAGCCGGAGTCCAAGAAGCTTCCCAAGAACGAGGCGGATGCCCTGCGTCTCACCCAATGGATGTGCGGTAACTTTTTCGACATCAGGGCCTTCGGGGCGGTGATGACGACGGAGGTCAACTGCGGCCAAGTACGTGGGCCGGTTCAGCTCAACTTTGCCCGTAGCCTAGACCCGATCGTCCCCATGGAGATCAGCATCACCAGGATGGCGGTGACCAAGGAAAGCGATTTCGAGAAGAAGGATCGGGAAATGGGACGCAAGCACATCGTCCCCTACGCCCTCTATCGGGCTGAAGGCTTTGTGTCGGCGCATCTTGCCGCCAAGACGGGCTTTTCCGAGGAAGACCTCGATCTCCTCTGGCAGGCCTTGACGGTCATGTTCGACCACGACCGGTCCGCGGCACGAGGGAAGATGACCGCCCGCAACCTGTTCGTCTTCAAGCACCAGACTGCCCTCGGCAATGCCCCGGCGCAGAGGCTCTTTGACCTCGTCAAGGTGGCACGGACCGGCCACACGGAGGCTCCTCCCCGAAGTTACAGCGACTACTCGGTCACGATGAACAAAGCCGCCCTGCCGACTGGGGTGGAGCTCAAGGTCGAGCTGTGA
- the cas8c gene encoding type I-C CRISPR-associated protein Cas8c/Csd1, giving the protein MILQALNEYYERKAAEPGSGIPPYGYGEQKISFCLVLSPAGELVQVVDLREGQGKKATPKLFVAPMLPSKRTSGIEANFSWDNTGYVLGADGKGRPEKTRQAHEAFRKLVHKVAKQSRDAGLQALQAFLASWVPERFSVLQGSDEILDANVVFRLRSDSCFLHDRPEVRQLWAQEYRNLAGIRNGLCLVTGVKSLLAKLHPDISGVAGAHTSGAPLVSFNCKAFESYGKEQSHNAPVGERAAFRYATALNFLARKGSRQRIRLGDATTVFWAERATPAEDLLAALFDPPSEDAGDAGTQGPSEDRATTALIREILSAAKAGRPVRDVAPALDPDVRFYILGISPNNARLAVRFWSISTFGELLERVGDHFRGLEIERQSDTEPEYLSLSRLVLETAYVRKKGTKIERDAEDVPPLLAGALTRSILTGAPYPRSFFTAILGRIRADRIVNYTRAAILKAYLTRNHDKEVPMSLDPERRDPAYRLGRLFALLEKAQKDATNPTATIRDRYFASASATPATVFPQLLRLGQHHISKGEYGGYTDKLIADVVDGIDELPKHLSLEDQGLFTLGYYHQRNALFRKTEKE; this is encoded by the coding sequence ATGATCCTCCAGGCGCTGAACGAATACTACGAGCGGAAGGCCGCCGAGCCGGGCTCCGGGATCCCGCCCTATGGCTACGGGGAGCAGAAGATTTCGTTTTGCCTGGTGCTGTCACCGGCAGGGGAGCTGGTCCAGGTCGTTGACTTGCGGGAAGGCCAGGGAAAGAAGGCGACACCCAAACTTTTCGTGGCCCCGATGCTGCCATCCAAGAGGACCAGTGGCATAGAAGCCAATTTCTCCTGGGACAACACAGGGTACGTCCTTGGTGCCGACGGCAAAGGAAGACCGGAGAAGACAAGACAGGCTCACGAGGCGTTCAGGAAGCTGGTGCACAAGGTAGCCAAGCAGTCCAGAGATGCAGGCCTGCAGGCCTTGCAGGCCTTCTTGGCTTCTTGGGTACCCGAACGTTTCTCGGTCCTGCAGGGTTCGGACGAGATCCTGGATGCCAATGTCGTCTTTCGGCTACGTTCCGATTCGTGTTTCTTGCACGACAGGCCAGAAGTTCGGCAGCTGTGGGCCCAGGAGTATCGAAACCTTGCCGGGATAAGGAATGGCCTTTGTCTGGTTACCGGTGTAAAGAGCCTTCTCGCCAAGCTGCACCCTGACATTTCGGGGGTGGCTGGTGCCCACACCAGTGGCGCTCCCCTTGTATCGTTCAACTGCAAAGCTTTCGAGTCGTATGGGAAGGAGCAAAGCCACAACGCTCCGGTGGGCGAGCGGGCGGCCTTCCGCTATGCAACTGCACTCAACTTCCTTGCCCGGAAGGGCAGCCGCCAGAGGATTCGTCTGGGCGACGCGACCACCGTCTTCTGGGCCGAACGTGCCACGCCAGCCGAGGACTTGCTTGCCGCACTCTTCGACCCTCCTTCGGAGGACGCTGGTGATGCCGGCACGCAAGGCCCCTCGGAAGACCGCGCCACCACGGCATTGATCCGTGAAATCCTTTCCGCCGCCAAGGCCGGCCGGCCTGTCAGGGATGTGGCGCCAGCCCTTGACCCCGACGTCCGCTTCTACATCCTCGGCATCTCGCCGAACAACGCCCGCCTGGCGGTGCGATTCTGGAGCATTTCCACCTTTGGCGAGCTTCTGGAGCGTGTGGGAGATCATTTCCGAGGCCTGGAGATCGAGCGGCAGTCCGACACTGAGCCAGAGTACCTATCCCTTTCTCGTCTTGTGCTTGAGACAGCGTACGTTCGAAAGAAGGGGACGAAGATTGAACGTGACGCGGAGGATGTCCCACCGCTCCTGGCGGGAGCACTCACCCGATCCATTCTCACCGGCGCGCCCTACCCGCGGAGCTTCTTCACGGCCATCCTCGGCCGTATCCGAGCCGATCGTATCGTCAATTACACCCGCGCAGCGATCCTCAAGGCGTATCTCACCCGCAACCACGACAAGGAGGTACCCATGTCTCTCGATCCCGAGCGAAGGGACCCGGCGTATCGGCTGGGCAGACTGTTCGCCCTGTTGGAGAAGGCGCAGAAGGATGCGACGAATCCGACGGCCACCATCCGCGACCGGTACTTCGCATCCGCCTCAGCCACACCGGCCACCGTCTTCCCCCAGCTCCTCCGGCTGGGTCAGCATCATATCAGCAAGGGCGAGTACGGCGGCTACACCGACAAGCTCATCGCCGACGTTGTGGACGGCATCGACGAGCTGCCCAAGCACCTGTCGCTGGAAGACCAGGGGCTGTTCACCCTTGGCTACTACCATCAGCGCAATGCCCTCTTCCGCAAGACCGAGAAGGAGTGA
- the cas5c gene encoding type I-C CRISPR-associated protein Cas5c yields the protein MAYGVKVKVWGEYACFTRPEMKVERVSYDVMTPSAARGILEAIHWKPAIRWVVERIHVLNPIRFDTVRRNELESKIPAGNVRKAMRGGAAPLRVLIEDDRQQRASLLLRNVAYLIEARFELTSKAGAEDNAGKHLDIFNRRVAKGQCFNQPYLGCREFSAFFAPAAEPLPASVHRGEKDLGWMLHDIDFAAGMEPRFFRATMVDGIITVPELFAAEVKT from the coding sequence ATGGCCTACGGTGTGAAGGTCAAGGTTTGGGGAGAGTACGCCTGCTTCACCAGGCCGGAGATGAAGGTGGAGCGGGTGAGCTACGATGTGATGACCCCTTCGGCGGCCCGGGGCATCCTGGAGGCCATCCACTGGAAGCCGGCGATCCGCTGGGTGGTGGAGCGGATTCACGTCTTGAATCCCATCCGGTTCGACACCGTACGCCGTAACGAGCTGGAGTCCAAGATCCCGGCGGGCAATGTGAGAAAGGCGATGCGGGGGGGGGCGGCGCCGCTGCGGGTTCTGATCGAGGATGACCGCCAGCAGCGGGCCTCCCTGTTACTGCGGAACGTGGCCTACCTGATCGAGGCCCGCTTCGAGCTGACCAGCAAGGCCGGGGCCGAGGACAACGCGGGCAAGCACCTCGACATCTTCAACCGCCGGGTGGCCAAGGGGCAGTGCTTCAACCAGCCCTATCTCGGCTGCCGCGAATTCTCCGCCTTCTTCGCCCCGGCTGCGGAACCGCTTCCAGCTTCCGTGCACCGGGGAGAAAAGGACCTCGGCTGGATGCTCCATGACATCGACTTCGCGGCCGGTATGGAGCCTCGGTTCTTCCGGGCCACGATGGTGGACGGCATCATCACAGTTCCTGAGCTCTTCGCTGCGGAGGTGAAGACATGA
- the cas3 gene encoding CRISPR-associated helicase Cas3' yields MPQYFAHSTEDPARAGWQPLAWHLQEVSRRAGVFSDRFGAEAWGNACGLLHDLGKYSQEFQDRLQGGKRVDHATAGARQAVEIFGPALGMLVAYAVAGHHSGLPDGGVGGGMSRKTLHGRLEQGDIPAIRDFESLLEALPCRLSSPPVPRQGFSVAFFVRMLFSCLVDADFLDTEAWLAPTKSKYRQGYPTVRELLAPLDRHLDGICRSDTPVNERRAEILANCRVAAALKPGLFSLTVPTGGGKTLSSLAFALRHAVLHGLDRVVYAIPYTSIIEQNVAVFRQALGELGSAAVLEHHSSYRPAVEDDDAEDGLALRARLAAENWDAPIVVTTNVQLFESLFAARSSRCRKLHNLARSVVILDEAQMLPASLLQPCLAALRDLVASYGTTVVLCTATQPALHQADYLPRGFSDEEIREIIPDHASLYEAFRRVSVTYVGAMSDNEVAGEVLSRSQVLCIVNTRAHARKLYEALGPGEGHFHLSALLCPAHRAKKLAWIRDRLARGKTCRVVSTQLIEAGVDVDFPYVLRAACGIDSVAQAAGRCNREGRLPGGGEVTVFDPECGLPAGHFRRTADVGAMTARAFPDLLSPEAIRHYFTQLYSFEGADGLDQKQILPRLEESAGTLSFPFREIAEEFRLIEHEMESLIIPWREGAESDVWDLVQELRYTDFPAATARKLQPYTIQVYRRTMGNLMAAGVVETVADRFHILINDSLYRDDLGLCPEDPMFREQENNIF; encoded by the coding sequence ATGCCCCAATATTTTGCTCACTCGACCGAAGATCCCGCGCGAGCCGGCTGGCAGCCGCTGGCTTGGCACCTCCAAGAGGTGTCCCGCCGGGCGGGTGTCTTCTCTGACCGCTTCGGTGCCGAGGCCTGGGGCAACGCCTGCGGACTTCTCCACGACCTTGGCAAGTATTCCCAGGAGTTTCAGGACCGGCTGCAAGGCGGCAAGCGGGTCGACCATGCCACAGCCGGCGCCAGGCAGGCGGTGGAGATCTTTGGCCCGGCCTTGGGGATGCTGGTGGCCTATGCGGTGGCAGGCCACCACTCGGGATTGCCGGACGGCGGTGTCGGGGGCGGGATGTCCCGCAAGACCCTCCACGGCCGGCTGGAACAGGGCGACATCCCCGCGATTCGCGACTTCGAGTCCCTGCTCGAAGCCTTGCCCTGTCGCCTCTCTTCCCCGCCCGTCCCCCGGCAAGGCTTCTCTGTTGCCTTCTTTGTCCGGATGCTGTTCTCCTGCCTCGTGGACGCGGATTTTCTCGACACCGAGGCATGGCTCGCCCCAACCAAGTCGAAGTACCGGCAGGGCTATCCGACGGTAAGGGAGCTGCTGGCGCCCCTGGACCGTCACCTCGACGGGATCTGTCGCTCCGATACCCCGGTCAATGAGCGCCGGGCCGAGATCCTCGCCAACTGCCGGGTCGCCGCGGCGCTCAAGCCCGGCCTGTTTTCCCTCACCGTTCCCACCGGCGGGGGAAAGACCCTGTCCTCCCTTGCCTTCGCCCTGCGACACGCTGTGCTTCATGGGCTCGACCGCGTTGTCTACGCCATCCCCTATACCAGCATCATTGAGCAGAACGTCGCTGTGTTCCGGCAGGCTCTTGGCGAGCTCGGCTCCGCCGCGGTTCTCGAGCACCACAGCAGCTACCGGCCAGCGGTGGAGGACGACGACGCCGAAGACGGCCTGGCGCTCCGCGCACGGCTGGCCGCCGAGAACTGGGACGCGCCGATCGTGGTGACCACCAACGTCCAGCTCTTTGAATCCCTGTTCGCGGCTCGCAGCTCGCGGTGCCGCAAGCTCCACAACCTGGCCCGCAGCGTCGTCATCCTCGACGAGGCCCAGATGCTGCCGGCCTCACTGCTGCAGCCCTGCCTCGCCGCGCTCCGGGATCTGGTCGCGAGCTACGGCACGACCGTGGTCCTTTGCACCGCAACCCAGCCCGCCTTGCATCAGGCGGACTACTTGCCCAGAGGGTTTTCCGACGAGGAGATCCGGGAGATTATCCCCGACCACGCATCCCTGTACGAGGCCTTCCGCCGCGTGTCGGTCACGTACGTCGGCGCGATGTCGGACAACGAGGTGGCTGGTGAGGTGCTTTCCCGCTCCCAGGTGCTGTGCATTGTCAACACCCGGGCGCATGCGCGAAAGCTTTACGAGGCCCTGGGGCCAGGCGAGGGCCATTTCCATCTGAGCGCCCTTCTTTGCCCGGCGCACCGGGCCAAGAAGCTGGCCTGGATTCGCGACCGGTTGGCGCGCGGCAAGACCTGCCGGGTCGTCTCGACCCAGCTCATCGAGGCTGGTGTGGACGTGGATTTTCCGTATGTCCTTCGCGCTGCCTGCGGTATCGACTCCGTTGCCCAGGCGGCCGGCCGCTGCAACCGGGAGGGGAGGCTGCCCGGAGGTGGCGAGGTGACGGTCTTTGATCCTGAATGCGGGCTGCCGGCCGGGCACTTCCGGCGCACGGCTGATGTAGGTGCCATGACAGCGCGGGCCTTTCCGGATCTTCTCTCACCGGAAGCCATCCGCCACTATTTCACCCAGCTCTACTCCTTCGAGGGAGCGGACGGACTCGATCAGAAACAGATCCTCCCGCGCCTGGAAGAGAGCGCGGGTACGCTGTCCTTCCCCTTTCGCGAGATCGCCGAGGAATTTCGACTCATCGAGCACGAGATGGAGTCCCTCATCATCCCCTGGCGCGAGGGGGCGGAGAGTGACGTTTGGGACCTGGTCCAGGAGCTTCGCTACACTGATTTCCCGGCGGCCACGGCCCGCAAGCTCCAGCCGTATACGATCCAGGTGTACCGCCGGACGATGGGGAACCTCATGGCTGCGGGCGTGGTGGAGACCGTGGCCGATCGTTTTCACATCCTGATCAACGACTCTCTGTACCGGGATGACCTCGGACTGTGTCCCGAGGACCCGATGTTCCGGGAGCAGGAGAACAACATCTTCTGA
- a CDS encoding OmpH family outer membrane protein → MTISVPRWLMLLAVALIAVLGTVDKAPAADLKIGTVDVQKILDESSAGQEAHKALEAKRDSLRASLETEQGTLEKLKDEIEKQKSVWSEEARLEKERAFQKRLAEFKMKNDDAAFELETLRKKLVEPMFTELRADVAKVAKAQGFHLIFDIRGGLLFADDSFDVSTQVRKALDERMKQSGGSKK, encoded by the coding sequence ATGACCATTTCTGTTCCCCGCTGGCTGATGCTGCTGGCGGTAGCCCTCATTGCAGTCTTGGGAACGGTGGACAAGGCGCCGGCTGCGGACTTGAAGATCGGCACGGTGGACGTGCAGAAGATCCTCGACGAGTCGTCCGCCGGCCAGGAGGCCCACAAGGCCCTGGAGGCGAAGCGGGACAGCCTGCGTGCTTCGCTGGAAACAGAGCAGGGTACCCTGGAAAAGCTCAAGGACGAGATCGAAAAGCAGAAATCGGTCTGGAGCGAGGAGGCCCGGCTGGAAAAGGAGCGCGCCTTCCAGAAGCGACTGGCCGAGTTCAAGATGAAGAACGATGACGCCGCCTTCGAGCTGGAGACCCTGCGGAAGAAGCTGGTGGAGCCGATGTTCACCGAGCTGCGGGCGGATGTGGCCAAGGTGGCCAAGGCGCAAGGATTTCATCTGATCTTCGACATCCGGGGCGGCCTGCTCTTTGCCGATGACTCCTTTGACGTCAGCACCCAGGTGCGCAAGGCCCTGGACGAGCGGATGAAGCAGTCGGGTGGCAGCAAGAAATAG
- the pal gene encoding peptidoglycan-associated lipoprotein Pal, with protein sequence MKETRINMLSAAAVGLCLVLFAGGCAKKEVAADTATMAPAATQPSREAKMEQGEPIVTPPRTAASQFSEGRTSAPMLPVYFDFDKFNIRDDQKERMATNTRFLKDSPNVKIRVEGNCDERGTNEYNMALGERRANSAKKYLVNMGVAANRVDTLSLGEERPLLMGHDEMSWAQNRRDDFVIER encoded by the coding sequence ATGAAGGAGACGAGGATCAACATGCTTTCGGCGGCCGCGGTGGGCTTGTGCCTGGTGCTTTTCGCCGGCGGCTGCGCCAAGAAGGAGGTTGCTGCCGACACAGCGACCATGGCGCCGGCGGCGACCCAGCCGAGCCGGGAGGCGAAGATGGAGCAGGGAGAGCCCATCGTCACGCCGCCCCGGACCGCCGCCAGTCAGTTCTCCGAGGGCCGGACTTCGGCCCCCATGCTGCCGGTGTATTTCGACTTCGACAAGTTCAACATCCGGGATGACCAGAAGGAGCGGATGGCCACCAATACCCGCTTCCTGAAGGACAGCCCCAATGTCAAGATCCGGGTCGAGGGCAACTGCGACGAGCGGGGCACCAACGAGTACAACATGGCCCTGGGTGAGCGGCGGGCCAACTCCGCCAAGAAGTACCTGGTGAACATGGGTGTGGCCGCCAACCGCGTCGACACCCTGAGCCTGGGCGAGGAGAGGCCGCTGCTCATGGGTCATGATGAGATGTCCTGGGCCCAGAACCGGCGGGACGACTTCGTCATCGAGCGCTAA